TGAATTGAAGGGTGTGCCTGTACGCTTAGCTATTGGTGCACGTGATCTAGAAAATAATACTATTGAAGTGGCAAGAAGGGATACTTTAACTAAAGAAACTCTGTCATGTGATGGTATTGAAAATTACATCAAGGAGCTGCTGGAGGAAATTCAGGAAAATATTTACAAAAAAGCACTTGATTTCAGAAATTCACAAACACGTGAAGTAGATAGTTACGATGAATTTAAAGTAGAAATCGAAAAAGGTGGATTCCTGTTGTGTCACTGGGATGGCACTCCGGAGACAGAAGAGTTGATTAAAAACGAAACAAAGGCAACTATCAGATGCATACCTCTGGAAGGAGACAAAACACCTGGTAAATGTATGGTAACAGGTAAACCTTCTAAGCAAAGGGTAATTTTTGCAAGATCATACTAAATCTTTAGGTGATTTCATGGCTACTTTTAAACAATGGATATCCGCTTTCAGACTTCGTACACTTTTTCTGGCAGTTGCAACTGTTATACTGGGAAGCGGATTATCTATTTACGAAGATAAGTTCAACATATCTGTTTTTATCTTTGCCCTATTATTAGCTGTTTCGATTCAGATACTTGCTAATCTTGCTAACGATTTGGGTGACTATCTTAAAGGAACTGATACAACAGGTAAAAGAGAGGGACCGACTCGTGCTCTGCAGGGTGGAGCAATCTCTGTGAGAGAGATGAAATATGCCGTAATCATCTTTATTGTAATTTGTCTTTTTTCTGGGATAGTGTTGGTTTCACTTGCCTACCCCTATATTAACGGAACTAATGCATTAATTCTCCTTGTAACAGGTCTGTTGTGTATACTTGCTGCACTTTTCTACACTATGGGGAAAAATGCATACGGTTACAAAGGTTGGGGCGATCTGTTTGCTTTTTTCTTTTTTGGCCCTGTACCTGTAATTGGCACATATTTTCTGCACACTCATGATTTTACCCACATACCTGTGCTGCCTGCAGTAGGTATTGGAATCATAAGCACTATGATACTTAATATCAACAATATGAGGGATATGGATAACGACAGGTCGTCAGGCAAACATACAGTTGCAGTAAAACTGGGATTACCTAAATCAAAAATGTATCACACCATTTTAACTATGGCATCTTTCTTCTGTTTCCTGAGTTTTAACAATATATATGAACCATCTCCATGGTATAGATATATTTATTTAATTTTCTTTCTTACACTTTTCAAAATTCTGATCGGGATACAGAGAAAAAAAGGGTCAGAACTTGACCCTTATTTAAAACCTACTGCTCTCTCCGGTTTTATAATTGCTGTAGTATTTTCGATTTGTATCAATCTTTAGATTTTCATTTCATATCTATTTCCAGAACATAGTCAATTGCATCAGGTTTACTGTTCAGATTAAGCAATATGCCCTTTTCTGAAGTGGTGAATTTTATTGGCTTGCCATCAATAAACTGTTTAACTGAGGCTATCATTTTACCCTGAATTGGCAGATATAGTGCATCATCCTCCAGGTTTAGTATATGAACATAAATCTTATTCCCTTTTTGCGTTGTAACTCCCCAGTCACGTGGTTCAATAATTCCACCACGGGTCCCATAGATAGATTCACCATACTCATTCAACCATCGGCCTATTGCTAAATATCTTTCTATTGCGATGTCAGGGAATTCACCATTGGGGCGTGGACCCACATTCATAAGTAGGTTGGCGTTATTGCCTGCTGCTTTTACCAAATAATGGATAAGCTCTTTCTCGGACTTATAATCTTTATCTGTTATGCTATATCCCCATGTATGATTCATTGTTTCACATGTTTCAAGAGGGAGTTTGCCAACAGTTGCAGTGGATGAATATCCCGACTGATTCTGACCTGGGAGATCTTTCTCAAATGTCTGGCCATCCTCTCCTTCAATAGGTGCCAGGTGGTGGTTGTTGATAATAAGACACCCTGGCTGTATTGAATGTATATGATCATAGATCTCTCTCAGTTTCCAATCGAAATCTTCTGGTTGATCCCACATGCCATCAAACCATATTGCTCCTATTTCACCGTAATTTGTTAACAACTCAGTTAATTGATTCAGCATAAAGTTGTGATAGGTTTTCCACTCACCTTTATTAATGCGCCCCACTCCTCTTCCTGATCTGCCTATTGGGAAGTAATCATCTCTACTCCAATCGAGTATGGAGTAGTAAAAGTGAAGCTTAATGCCCTGTTTATGGCACTCTTCAGCAAGCTCTTTTATTATATCTCGTTTAAATGGTGTAGCATCTACAATATTATATGGAGACTGCTTGGTGCCAAACATTGAAAAGCCATCGTGGTGTCGGGAGGTGATGCATATATATTTAGCACCGGATGCTTTTACATCTGATACCCATTTGGCGGCGTCGAATGCTGATGGATAAAATCCTTGAGCTAAGAGTGCATACTCTTTGTAGTTAAGGTTTTTATTATTCATTATCCATTCGCCATCTGCCATCATACTATAGATACCCCAGTGAATAAATACACCAAATTTCATATCTTGAAATTCTTCTCTGTTTTTTAAATTTTCTGCTGTGGGTATGTAGTTCTCTTGAGCTAATGCTCCTGAATATACTAAGTATATCATCATTAGTATGGAAATAAAGTGTTTCATAGGTTTTAATTTATTTTGAATTATTCTCAATATAATGAACTAACCCTTTGACGGTTTCATAGTCGTCAAAATCGAACTTGTTTTCTTTTATGTAATCGTTGTATAGATCTTTATACTTGTTATAGAAACGTTTCAATTGACGGACCGACTTAATCTCCTTTATTCCTGAACCATTATCAATTGAATATAAATTAAAGAGTTTTACCTTATAGTCATCAGGTAGTTTCAATTGATGCCACATGCCACCATCATATAAACTTGAATAGGAATCTACAGCAGAAGTATGTGTAGTACCACCATAACCAGCAGGTTTCCCCGGTGCAAGCAGTCTGCATTTATGTTCTATATATAGTTTATAGTTACTTTCCTCAACAACTTCTACAAATTTTTTCTTGTTGTTTAGAATAAACTTCCTGTTATCAATAAACACTGTGTCTAGATTGTCTAATGTTATATCAGCAAATGCTAACAGCTGTCCTCCCTGATCAAATATCATCTCTTCAGTAACCAGGTTATAGTTTAACAAAGCATGGTTTTCTGTTCCACCTTTCATAAGAACTACTCCTGGTATGAATTCAGAAAATAGATAGTGGGATATCTCTTTCTGTGAGTATGCAGAAAATGCAGTGACTAATACAAGTGTTAATAATAAGGTTGATCGCTTCATATCGGTAAAAAGTTAACTTACAAAACATCATAATTATTACCCTGTAACTCTAGGGGCTAATATGTAAATTACGTAAAGATAAACTATAATTTTGTAAAAATAAAAGAATTAACATGCTGTAAAAACCAGGGTGATGATTTAAATTATTTAATTAACTTTGTTCCATTAACAAACCAAAATTCTTTTCATTATGTTTGACAACAACAAACGCGCTTTCATAGCCATTAATGATAAAGCTGAAGTGTGTCTGATACCAAAAATGGCAAATCGACATGGATTAATTACTGGTGCAACAGGCACGGGAAAAACAGTCACTTTACAGACTTTGTCTGAGACATTTAGTGAGATGGGTGTACCTGTTTTTGCAGCTGATATGAAAGGCGATCTTTCAGGTGTAGCTAAAATTGGTGGTAATAAAGAGAGTGTTAATAAAAGAGTTGATGGTTATAATCTAAAAGAAAAAGGTTTTGAGTATAAGGCTTATCCTGTTCGTTTCTGGGATGTTTTTGGAGAACAGGGCCATCCGGTAAGAACTACTGTTACGTCGATGGGACCATTGTTGCTGGAACGACTATTGGGATTGAACGAAACACAGGGCGCTATACTTACAATGGCATTCAAAATTGCTGATGATAATAATCTTTTGATCCTGGATCTTAAGGATCTGCAAAAGATGCTGCAGTTCATTGGTGATAACAGAAGCGAATTTACTACTAAATATGGCAATATTTCACCTGCGAGTATTGGTGCTATTCAGCGTGGTTTAATGAGACTTGAGAGTGAGGGTGCTGATAAGTTTTTCGGGGAACCTGATCTTGAGATAACTGACTTTATACAAACTGAGCAAGGTAAAGGTGTTATTAATATTCTTGCTGCTGATAAGCTGATGAAATCACCTAGAGTATACACCACTTTTCTATTGTGGTTACTTGATGATTTATACGAAACACTTCCGGAAGTGGGTGATCTTGAGAAACCTAAACTTGTTTTCTTTTTTGATGAAGCTCACCTGCTGTTTAATGATATGCCTAATTCATTACTTGAGAAAGTGGAACAGATAGTGAGATTAATTCGTTCGAAAGGTGTAGGTGTTTATTTTTGTACTCAGAATCCCGCAGATATTCCACAATCAATTCTGGGTCAGCTAGGTAACAGGGTACAGCATGCATTAAGGGCTTATACTCCTAATGATCAGAAGGCTGTTAAGGTGGCTGCAAACACATTCAGGGCTAATCCAGGCTTTAACACAGAGGAGGTTATTACTCAACTTAATACTGGTGAGGCTTTGGTATCTTTTCTTGATGAGAAGGGTGCACCTCAAGTAGTTGAAAGGGCTAATATTCTGCCTCCGCAAGGACAAATAGGACCAATCACTCTGGGTGAGAGAGATCAGATATTAAAAAGTTCTCTTATTTATGGTGTTTATGAACAGTTGATAGATAGAGAATCTGCTTATGAAATACTTTCAAAGAAACAGGATCTTCTGGCTGAAGAGCGACGTTTAGCTGCTGAAGAAAAAGAGCGTATCCGTATTCAAAAGGAACAGGAGAAGGCTGCGAGAGAAGCCGAAAAGGCTCAGCGTGCAGCTGCTCGAAAAAGAAAGGAAGAACAGGGTATTTTGGGAGATCTTTTACAACAGGTAGGCAAAAGTACAACTCGTCAGATAAGTTACGAGATTGGTAAAACCATTACCCGTGGATTGCTTGGAGGACTGTTTGGTAAGAGATAAGAAAATAAAATGTTTGTATGATATTGAATTTTTCCAGAAACTATATAATAAAAGATACTTTAATAATCTCTTTTTTCTTTCTGTTTTTAATTTTGGGGGGATGCATTAATCCTGATAAATCATTTAATTATAAAAATGGGGATTTACTCTTTTCTGTTGGTTCCGGTAATTCAGATTTCACTTCTGCTATTAAGGAGAGTACTTCAATGAAAGATGAAATACCATACTCACATGTTGGAATAGTTTCTATAGAGGGTGATGATATCTTTATAATTGAAGCAACCACAAGGGGTGGAGTAAGAAAAAGTACTCTGAAGGAGTTCTTTGCTGAAGCAGCAGAGATTGATGGAAAGAAATTAATAGCTGTGGGCAGACTGATTCCTGAATTGCAATATTCTATACCTGATGCTATAGAAAATGCATCGGCTCATTTAGGAAAGAAGTATGATTACTATTATGATGAGGCTAATGATCTGTTTTACTGTAGTGAGCTAGTTAGATTCTCATTTAAGGATTCGTCGGGTAATTATATAATTGAGCCACTAAAAATGTCGTTTAAGAATAAGGAAACTGGAAAACCGGATCCATTCTGGGAGTCACATTTTAAAAAATTGAATGTTGATATACCTGAAGGAATGCCAGGTACAAATCCTGCGGATATGGCCAAACTTCCGGTGATAGATATAGTACACACATTTTTCAAATAATAGTCATATACTGATAAATTTAAAATATAATAATGATTGAGCAAAAGAACGAAGAGATAATTGAGATGAAATCAGTAGATAGTACTGAAGTAAAACATATTAATCCTATCTCTGACTGGTTTATTCGGCTTTTAAAAGGTGCTTTAGTGGGCATTGGTTTTATATTACCGGGGCTCTCAGGGGGTGTATTAGCGGTTATCTTTGGTATATATGATCCGCTTATTAGGTTCTTGGCCAATATTAGAAATAAATTTGTGAAAAATGTTATGTTTTTTCTACCTGTTGCTATTGGTGCTGCAATAGGAATAGTACTTTTTGCAATTGTAGTAGAAAAAGCATTCGGTATTTATGCAGCACAATTCGTTTGCCTTTTTGTTGGATTTGTTGCAGGTACATTCCCTTCACTATATAAAACTGCAGGTAAACAGGGCAGAAAATCTTCGGATCTGTTTATATTGATTATCTCTACTATTGCCATATTCGCCCTTATGATGGCAGGTGGACAGCAATTGACAGAGGTGACTCCCAATATTATGGTATGGCTTGGTTCTGGTCTGTTGATGGGACTTGGTTTGATTGTTCCAGGTATGAGTCCTTCCAATTTTCTAATCTATTTTGGATTATATGATAAGATGGCAACTGGAATAAAAGATTTTGATTTTATGGTAATCATCCCATTAATTATAGGGTTTGTGATTTGCATATTGTTATTCGCTAAAATAGCTGCATGGCTTTTCAAAAAGTATTACTCAGGAATGTATCATTTTATTCTTGGTATGGTGGTGGGTTCATCTCTCGCAATATTCCCAACTGTTGTGTTTCCGGCTTTTACTACCGAGCAATTGACTATAACTGGATTAAGCTTTGGTAGTTCTTTACTCTTTTGCCTGATACTTTTCATTTTAGGAACACTGCTTTCATATCAGTTTAGTAAAGTTGAGGAGAAGTATCCAAGAGAGGAAATCTTTTAAGTAGTTTATTCAACCTCTTTTATTACTTTAATTCTGGGATTACGATCAGTAAGCTCAGTAATCATTGCGTCTATATCTGATGGACTAACTCTTAAGATTTCAAATCCTCTTACCAGGTCAATTCTGATCTGGTTCTTTTTCTGTTTCTTTATTCCTAAAATATCTCCAATTGGAATTCTTTTATTTTTTGAGAATAATCTCAAAACAAAACGAATCTCAATGAAATTGAGGTCTGTAATAACATACTCTTTTATCGTAGTTGATAAAATAAATAGGATAGTGAAAGTAAAATATAGAATATTTGCCCAAATATTTGAGCTATCATTAAGTTTTAAAACAATGGCTATCAATAATACTATAGCAAGTGCTGTCCAAAATAGGTTTTCTATTCCATTATGTGCTTTAAATTTTTTATCCACTTTTATTCAGTATTTTTCATTACATAAGTGAGACAAGTAGAACAAAGATATAATTATTTCCTGAAAAGCTGTTAAATTAATTGAATAATGTCATAATAGACAAACCCAGATTTTTTATAGACGAAATAGGAGATTTTGTCTACCAAATAAAGGTTTCTATCTTTATATATTTGTAAATATGCTATTTAAGGCATTAAAAACAAGTTAAATGGATTTATCCTGATTAAACATTTGATCACTTATGGGTGTCATAGTTTCGAATTTATTTAATTAATCATTTTTAAAATATAAGTAATATGAAAAAAGTTGCATTAATACTATTTGTGGGAATATTCATATTGAGCAGTAATATTTTTGCTCAGAACAATAATGATTCTACTAA
This portion of the Lascolabacillus massiliensis genome encodes:
- the menA gene encoding 1,4-dihydroxy-2-naphthoate octaprenyltransferase, which gives rise to MATFKQWISAFRLRTLFLAVATVILGSGLSIYEDKFNISVFIFALLLAVSIQILANLANDLGDYLKGTDTTGKREGPTRALQGGAISVREMKYAVIIFIVICLFSGIVLVSLAYPYINGTNALILLVTGLLCILAALFYTMGKNAYGYKGWGDLFAFFFFGPVPVIGTYFLHTHDFTHIPVLPAVGIGIISTMILNINNMRDMDNDRSSGKHTVAVKLGLPKSKMYHTILTMASFFCFLSFNNIYEPSPWYRYIYLIFFLTLFKILIGIQRKKGSELDPYLKPTALSGFIIAVVFSICINL
- a CDS encoding alpha-L-fucosidase encodes the protein MKHFISILMMIYLVYSGALAQENYIPTAENLKNREEFQDMKFGVFIHWGIYSMMADGEWIMNNKNLNYKEYALLAQGFYPSAFDAAKWVSDVKASGAKYICITSRHHDGFSMFGTKQSPYNIVDATPFKRDIIKELAEECHKQGIKLHFYYSILDWSRDDYFPIGRSGRGVGRINKGEWKTYHNFMLNQLTELLTNYGEIGAIWFDGMWDQPEDFDWKLREIYDHIHSIQPGCLIINNHHLAPIEGEDGQTFEKDLPGQNQSGYSSTATVGKLPLETCETMNHTWGYSITDKDYKSEKELIHYLVKAAGNNANLLMNVGPRPNGEFPDIAIERYLAIGRWLNEYGESIYGTRGGIIEPRDWGVTTQKGNKIYVHILNLEDDALYLPIQGKMIASVKQFIDGKPIKFTTSEKGILLNLNSKPDAIDYVLEIDMK
- a CDS encoding helicase HerA-like domain-containing protein; this encodes MFDNNKRAFIAINDKAEVCLIPKMANRHGLITGATGTGKTVTLQTLSETFSEMGVPVFAADMKGDLSGVAKIGGNKESVNKRVDGYNLKEKGFEYKAYPVRFWDVFGEQGHPVRTTVTSMGPLLLERLLGLNETQGAILTMAFKIADDNNLLILDLKDLQKMLQFIGDNRSEFTTKYGNISPASIGAIQRGLMRLESEGADKFFGEPDLEITDFIQTEQGKGVINILAADKLMKSPRVYTTFLLWLLDDLYETLPEVGDLEKPKLVFFFDEAHLLFNDMPNSLLEKVEQIVRLIRSKGVGVYFCTQNPADIPQSILGQLGNRVQHALRAYTPNDQKAVKVAANTFRANPGFNTEEVITQLNTGEALVSFLDEKGAPQVVERANILPPQGQIGPITLGERDQILKSSLIYGVYEQLIDRESAYEILSKKQDLLAEERRLAAEEKERIRIQKEQEKAAREAEKAQRAAARKRKEEQGILGDLLQQVGKSTTRQISYEIGKTITRGLLGGLFGKR
- a CDS encoding YiiX/YebB-like N1pC/P60 family cysteine hydrolase → MILNFSRNYIIKDTLIISFFFLFLILGGCINPDKSFNYKNGDLLFSVGSGNSDFTSAIKESTSMKDEIPYSHVGIVSIEGDDIFIIEATTRGGVRKSTLKEFFAEAAEIDGKKLIAVGRLIPELQYSIPDAIENASAHLGKKYDYYYDEANDLFYCSELVRFSFKDSSGNYIIEPLKMSFKNKETGKPDPFWESHFKKLNVDIPEGMPGTNPADMAKLPVIDIVHTFFK
- a CDS encoding DUF368 domain-containing protein, which codes for MIEQKNEEIIEMKSVDSTEVKHINPISDWFIRLLKGALVGIGFILPGLSGGVLAVIFGIYDPLIRFLANIRNKFVKNVMFFLPVAIGAAIGIVLFAIVVEKAFGIYAAQFVCLFVGFVAGTFPSLYKTAGKQGRKSSDLFILIISTIAIFALMMAGGQQLTEVTPNIMVWLGSGLLMGLGLIVPGMSPSNFLIYFGLYDKMATGIKDFDFMVIIPLIIGFVICILLFAKIAAWLFKKYYSGMYHFILGMVVGSSLAIFPTVVFPAFTTEQLTITGLSFGSSLLFCLILFILGTLLSYQFSKVEEKYPREEIF